Genomic segment of Sphingopyxis sp. QXT-31:
CGGGAATTCGGCGATGCCGCACGGCACGATGCCGCCGAAATGCGCCAAATCGGGCGCGACGTTGAGCGAGAAGCCGTGCATGGTCACCCAGCGCTTCACGCGCACGCCGATCGCGCCGATCTTGGCCTCGCGGCCATTTTCGTCGTCGGTCCAGATGCCGATGCGCCCCTCGGCCCGCCGCGCTTCGACGCCGAGGCCCGCGAGCGCGTCGATCACCCAGCCCTCGAGCGCCGAGACATAAGCGCGCACGTCGCGCCCGCGCTTCGCGAGGTCGAGCAGGACATAGCCGACGCGCTGACCGGGCCCGTGATAGGTGTAGCGCCCGCCGCGCCCGGCGGCGTAGACCGGGAAACGCGGGTCGAGCAGTTCGGCGGGATCCGAGCTGGTGCCCGCGGTATACAGCGGCGGATGCTCGAGCAGCCAGATGCGCTCGCCGGCATCGCCCGCATAGATCGCCGCCGCGCGTTTTTCCATATCGGCGAGCGCGGCCGGATAGTCGGTCAGGCCCGGCGAGACGGTCCAATGGGGTGCGGGGAGGGCGTTCATCGCGCCGCCTGTTGCCCCCGTCCGCCGCGCGTTGCAAGGGGCGGTCGCTAAATCCCTGACAGGGCTGGACAAGCGGCGCCGACGCGGCCACTCTCCCGCGCCACGACATCATAAGAACAACGGGGTATCGATGCCGAAATTCGACTTGGGCGCGGCGTGGGACGACAGCATGGTCTTGCTGAAGTCGCATATCGCGCTGACTTCCACCGTCGCGGCGGTTTTCCTGTTTCTTCCGACGCTTGCTGTCAGCTGGTTCGGGCCGGTGCCGATCGAGCCCGCCGACACCGCGACCTTCGAGCAGATCATGACCGCGGCGCGCACCAGCGCGATGCAGGCGGCGCCG
This window contains:
- the lipB gene encoding lipoyl(octanoyl) transferase LipB, producing MNALPAPHWTVSPGLTDYPAALADMEKRAAAIYAGDAGERIWLLEHPPLYTAGTSSDPAELLDPRFPVYAAGRGGRYTYHGPGQRVGYVLLDLAKRGRDVRAYVSALEGWVIDALAGLGVEARRAEGRIGIWTDDENGREAKIGAIGVRVKRWVTMHGFSLNVAPDLAHFGGIVPCGIAEFPVTSLAALGKAAGFTEVDAALEAAFPAFLDKLAGSD